AAAAATGATTCATTAGACTTAGACAGTTCATACTTCATCAAAAGATGAATAGTTTGATTTTGCATGCAAATGGAGGGAAGAGACAATAAGTAAccaaaacaaatattttaaaaaacttTAAAGCATTTGGATACAATAACTCTTTTATCGGGCTAGGAATGCTAGGATCACACAAAGTGTGGAATCTAAGCACACCATAATCCATATTATGTGGGGTAAAATAATGTCCATTCTGCACAAAATGATAAATTATTTCACATTAGTAAACTGCATAGAAATTAAGCATTAATATAAATAATATCTACATATAACTACATAATCACTACACTTATTGCTAAAAAAAATCAGGGAGAAAAAATACATACAAATCTGCTTCAAAAAAATACAGTCAACCCACACATATAACTACAAAAACATACAAGATATCTACACATATAAACATTATCTACAAAAATGCAGGAAGCAAAAAGTAGCTACAGCTCTGTTTCAAAATTTAAAAGCTAAGGACAATATAACTACAACAcgactacaaaataactacaattatATCCGTGTTTTAAACCACAGCTACAAaaaatctagaaaattaagacaaTTAATCTACAATTTACCAAAACACTTAAAACAGAGATTTTTACAtccaaaacaaaactaaaaaaatggAAACGAAAATACTAAATGTTTACCTTCACCAAATTTTTTTTCTGAACCAattttgggagctttttggactGTTTCTTAGTTTTTTGTTTTGTGGAAGCAGGAGGCAAGTTGGGTTTTTTAACTGTTGGAATTTTAGGGACATCTTCAATAAAGTCGTCATCTACACATACCTCTTTCCCCTTTCTTTTGAATTGTTTGCCGCCTGGTGTAGCACTTCCTCCAGCATCTACATCGTGCATTTTCTTTGTTCGCATTTCGGTACGGATTTGTCTAGGAGATGAACTGTGAGTAGTAGGTTCCATTGCATGTGTAGATTTTACTTGTTTTTGTGGTGATTTTGGTGTTAAAACACCCAAATCGAAAGAGGGGATATCACCTACTGTagattttttatgtatttttttggAAGATTTGATATTTTTCATGGTTTAACTTCAATATTTGGTGAAATTAAATTGAGAAAAATGAAGAACGTGGGTAGATTTTGTTCTGTATAGAAGAAAACTGAAGAAAACGTGGGGGAGTAAAGGGTAAAGGTAAAACGTGGGGGAGTTACGGTAAAGGTAAAAGATGGGGAGGGGATGAGCTGAAAGGAAAGAGAAACGTGGGAATATACGGTCCTATAATTATGCCTAAAATAAATGGCCCATTAATTATATCCCTGTTTTAAATTATGGTATATAAATGATAATTTAGTATAGTAAATGTAATTATGTGTGACCTTAAATATggagggtaataaggtttgattccattcaaatttcttcaaaaatcCCAATTTCTTCTTTGCTTCGCGTTAGAAACACTCGAGGGTTGTGGGAAGTGACTCCCGCCTGCGAACGAAGAGTTCGCTTTTGCACTGATGTTTGGACTTGTTAACAATGGCGCAAAAAAGCATCTCTTTCCCATTTGTTACATCAGATTTCAGCTCCTTTCCTCTACAGCTGTCGCAACTTCACGTGCCAATGTATTGGTGGATTTCCTGGTGAACTCACTTGAGTTCTCAACAGAAGAAGCCATGTCTACGAGCACCAAGGTAACTCGTTCGAGAACCCGGAACTACGAACCACATTTGTTACTTGATCTCTTTCTCAAAATGGGTATGAACAAATCCCAGATCAAAACCCTTGTTTCGTCTTCCCCTGAACTGTTGTTTTGTAATATTGACAAAACCCTTAAACCCAAAATTAAGTTTTTACAAGAACTTGGCTTATCTGTGTCTGACCTTGATCGTTTTATCAAAAAAGGCGATTTCTTGAAAAAAGGTTTACATACTATTTTAAAGCCTAATCTTGTTTATCTCCAGGAGTTATTGGGTAATCTTGATTCTGTAGCTACGGTTGTTAAGAAGGAGCCTAGGTTGCTTTCTAGTAATCTATCAAAAGTATTACCACCCAATATATCATTGTTGCAAAATCTTGGGATTTCACGGGCGGATATTGGGATGGCTTTTCATAGGCATCCTAGGTATCTGCTTATTAAACCTGAGTGGCTCGAGAGAGTAGTGCATCAACTGGAAAAGGACTTTCATATGCCTCGGGGGTCGCGGATGTTTCTTCATGGCATTGAAGTACTCGTGTCGCTTGCTGAATCGAAATTAGAAAGGAAATTAGATATTTTCCGGAGTTTTGGATGGTCTGATTCTGATATCTGCGCAATGGTGCGAAACCTTCCTTACTGTTTGACTACATCAGAGGATAAGATAAGACGCACATTGGAGTTTTTTATGGTGGAATTGGGATATGAATCTAGTTATCTTGCTTCTCATGCACCACTTTTAAAGTTAAGCTTGGAGAAGAGGATCATGCCAAGGAATGAAATCTTCAAGATTCTTAAAGAAAACCAGCTGATAAAAGAGAAGCTAAGTCTCTACACCGTTGTCACACGTACTGAATCGCAGTTTCTAGAGAAATATGTGCTGCCTTTCAGGGCTAAGATACCCGAGGTGTATGATTTATACATGAAAACTAGAAGCTAAAGAGAAATCTTTATAGTGGAGACAGTGGCTGCGGAGCATCGATTGTCTAGTAGGTTTATTCAGTTCCTTGATAATATTGCACTTTCGTTTCCATGCTCTTGTCAAACATATTACTGCTTTGTTAATTTTCATAGCTGATGGTCCATCATTGAGCGATGAATAGTGGAAATTGAGGCGCGTCTCATCTTCAATCAACCTGTGCTTGTTTAAAGTTAAGTAAATGGGATATTATGTTTGTGAGATTGATTATTTGAATGTTTATCTCTGTTAGGATAGTACACTTGGGGCTTGCACTGAAAATTCTTTTTCTGCTGTCTTTGCTCTAGGACATTTTTGCTCCTCAATTACATAGTTTTGACTTGAGGCTTCTTTTCTTGTGTTGCCTTGTCCTGGTGAGTGGGACTAAAATCTTCAACCTGTATTGGATTCAGCTTTGACAAGTGTGAGTACGATGTTTCTACATGTAGCATGTACCAGATAGTTATGAACCGTATACCATTGCCTTTTGTCAAGATACATTGGTAGCAAAGTGAAAATGGGgccccaaaaagaaaagaaaaagtgacTGTTACTTAAGATTCAGATGGAAGCAAGTTTGGGATGAATTCTAGAAAAATTACTTCACTATATCAACTTTAGTTTAGGTTTCAGCATTATTTCATTTTTGACGCCTTGGTCATGTGTAGGGGTGTGCATAATATCGATATTTTGATATTCGGTACATTACTTGATTTAAGCTCTTaaaaattttggtatttggtacGGTATTCggttttttagaaagaaaaaacaaaatgaaatacCAAATGATGTATCGAAATACATAGTTACATTGACGATACACATATATCCTATTACTCTTCTGTCCCAATTTGTGTGGCACTCTTGCCTTTTTAGCCAATCCCAAAAAGAATTACATCTTTCTATATTTAGTaacaatttaattttaaacttttCACTTTATCCTTCATAAGATGATTTATAGCCGCAGAAATTTCTATGGCTCTTTCTTTTTCTATTTAAACTTTGTGCCTAGTCAAACATACTCACATAAATTAGGATGGGGAGGGAGTATAACAATAATATAAAAGGACTAAAAATTTAGAGCCTTaccttagtttttttttaaaaaaaaaaaattccaacttCATAAATCGTTCCATTCACTCAGTCAGAGTTGATGCTTGGTTTTTGATTTCTATCCAATTTGATTACTTTCATTGTTCATCTTGTCATACTAAAGTGTCCACTCTACAACAAATTTGAGAAATGACGAATTGTGGTGATAAAGTGCCTTGAAGTTATGTTCATACTTTAAAGTATACATTGAAGTGTACTTATTAACAATTATTTCCCTATTATATTTTTGGTTTTGTATTCTCAATTTGGTGAAGGTTTCTTACGGTTCCTTTCCGTTTTACCATCCACTCACCTTAAAGACAAAAAAGAAAGTTAGAATTCTTTATCcgagccaaacaaactaaccGAAAAGAAAAAAATCGAACCACCCCAAATTTTACTAGGTTTGGTATTGGTATAACATTTGAAGAAACCGAATACTAAAAATACCGTACCCAACCGACTGATGAACACCCCTAGTCGTGTATATGAAATTTGGCATTGGTTGTttctaatagcctgtttggccaaactttcaAAATCTGCTTATTTTGGGAAGTATTTTTTtgtcagaagtgcttttcaaaaagtATTTCAAGGAGTAGCAGTTTGTGTTGGCTAGTTAATTTGAAAAGCATTTTTGCCAATATTACACAACAATTTGTATTCGCCCAAGTTTCCAAAAGTGCTTCCGGAGAAAGGATATTCACTTCAGCTTCTAAAAATTAGCTTCTGCTACTACTCAAaagttattatttttttcttgaaagcttggccaaacacctcaactctctaaaatatgcatttttcttaattaaaaaaaagtacttttgcatttctaaaagcttggccaagCAAGCTATAAGTAATGCACACTTCTGGGAGAATGAGGTAGTCCGTGGATGTAAAAAGTAAAAGAGAACCTGATGTTTCGTCTGAAGTATATTTCATAAAATCAGCTTATGTGTACACAAATGTTAGTGTAACTTAAACATCATCTAAACGGACTCATCATCCGTATGATATCCACTCTTTTCCTAATTGGAGATAACTTTACATTATTCAGTCATTGTACTATGTTATGCAGCTGCCTAGGCCTTCTGTTCTCTTATTCCTGTGAAGCGCCTCTATTGGTATTGGAGTATTGCTAGCAAATGGCTTCTCTTAGTTAACACGTCTTATGTTTGTTGTATTGTAATAATGGAACTTAATTTGAATTATATCATTGTGATTACTGTCGGATATTGACCTGATTTACTAAAACAATCTTGGTTTTTGTGTAAGCTAGGTCTTTAACACTATCCTGTCATGGTCTGAACCAAAATGTTAAGAGAGCTACATGCTACCTTTTACGAATGAGATGCGCAAGGTGTTTATGCCTTTGAAAAATAGGTGCTAAAAGGTAATTCTTTTTGGTAAGATATGCAGATTAGAGCAATTCTTTTTCTTTGTTACTATCAATCAATTAAAACTTAAAATAGAGAACGTTTCCATTTCCTTGCGCTGAGATGCTTGTTGTAAATGTTGAAAGAAATAGCAGAAATTTCTTAGTTTCCTTTCCCTGAATTATTGATTGTATGAATGCATATCTCAATCACCACAGCATATTCCATAATTCCATTCTCATTTTTTCCTGTTGGCTGAAACCTCAACCACTTTCTGCCATATGTGATAGTATTACTAAATTCCTAATTAATTTGGAGCTTCTCCTCTGCATTGCTAGGCAGAGAAGTGGAAGGTCTTTAGTTTATCTTGGGACAGTATCTTCTCTCACTGTCCTGTGAGCATGCGAAGCTTACTTTAGGCGCAACTAGAGCTGTAATGATTGTTTATTGGAAACTCATACAGATAACATCTTTTTAGAAGAAGCCCACTGGCAATGCATACTTTGTTATTGAAATACAGCAGCACTAAGCGAAAGCActctaaaaaagaaaagaagtgttGCTTCTGGGCCAAATTACATGACAATCTTCAAATCACATTTCTAAGAAAGCTTGGCCATGGATTCTGGATAGCTGTCCATGGAATTTGGCTGTGGGGGTGCTTTGAGTGAGAATGCCCGGGGATTCCTCAAGTTGACTTCTTTGTGTCATTTGTTTTGCATATGAAAGGATAAGATTCACAAATAGCCACTTCTCAACTcttgtaattgaaaaatagccgttGTCGTGGAGTTTCAAATTGTCATGGAGTTTCACCTGTGGAATTTGAAACTCCACGacaatggctatttttcaattactggGCTGAAAAGTGGCTAGCCCGCACTATTACTACCATATGAAATTGGTGAAGTAGAACACACATCCTAGTGCTTATGCCGCATGTATTCTTACCTTTTCTTTTGACTTCTTCCAACAGTTGTAGCTTCGATCCTCTTTGTAGGACTTCTTACTTATTTTGCATCACAAAACAGTTAAACAAGGGTACTTTCAGTATCCAGAAGGATCGATTCAATCT
This sequence is a window from Nicotiana sylvestris chromosome 3, ASM39365v2, whole genome shotgun sequence. Protein-coding genes within it:
- the LOC104215366 gene encoding transcription termination factor MTERF9, chloroplastic-like isoform X2; the protein is MFGLVNNGAKKHLFPICYIRFQLLSSTAVATSRANVLVDFLVNSLEFSTEEAMSTSTKELLGNLDSVATVVKKEPRLLSSNLSKVLPPNISLLQNLGISRADIGMAFHRHPRYLLIKPEWLERVVHQLEKDFHMPRGSRMFLHGIEVLVSLAESKLERKLDIFRSFGWSDSDICAMVRNLPYCLTTSEDKIRRTLEFFMVELGYESSYLASHAPLLKLSLEKRIMPRNEIFKILKENQLIKEKLSLYTVVTRTESQFLEKYVLPFRAKIPEVYDLYMKTRS
- the LOC104215366 gene encoding transcription termination factor MTERF9, chloroplastic-like isoform X1 is translated as MFGLVNNGAKKHLFPICYIRFQLLSSTAVATSRANVLVDFLVNSLEFSTEEAMSTSTKVTRSRTRNYEPHLLLDLFLKMGMNKSQIKTLVSSSPELLFCNIDKTLKPKIKFLQELGLSVSDLDRFIKKGDFLKKGLHTILKPNLVYLQELLGNLDSVATVVKKEPRLLSSNLSKVLPPNISLLQNLGISRADIGMAFHRHPRYLLIKPEWLERVVHQLEKDFHMPRGSRMFLHGIEVLVSLAESKLERKLDIFRSFGWSDSDICAMVRNLPYCLTTSEDKIRRTLEFFMVELGYESSYLASHAPLLKLSLEKRIMPRNEIFKILKENQLIKEKLSLYTVVTRTESQFLEKYVLPFRAKIPEVYDLYMKTRS